A portion of the Faecalibacterium sp. I3-3-89 genome contains these proteins:
- a CDS encoding C39 family peptidase → MKKIVPAPYIDQTERWVNGCESISSVMLLQAVGIGIDPDTFIARDLPHAPYWEQDGRLYGPDPWQVYPGDPHDHTGYGCYAPCIVKALNSALEHEGAADRFEVVDESGKTAAQLCSYLDAGMPVVFWATLDFQPVPEKRDHWLLADGTDFAWKCNEHCLLLVGYDEENYWFNDPWHDHGVCPQPKQLVEDCHAAQGMFAVTLRPKGEA, encoded by the coding sequence ATGAAAAAAATCGTTCCTGCCCCGTACATCGACCAGACCGAGCGCTGGGTCAACGGCTGCGAGAGCATCAGCAGTGTCATGCTGCTGCAGGCTGTGGGCATCGGCATCGACCCCGATACCTTCATCGCCCGCGACCTGCCCCACGCCCCCTACTGGGAGCAGGACGGCAGGCTCTACGGCCCCGACCCGTGGCAGGTCTACCCCGGAGACCCCCACGACCACACCGGCTACGGCTGCTACGCGCCCTGCATCGTGAAAGCGCTGAACAGCGCCTTGGAGCACGAGGGCGCAGCCGACCGGTTCGAGGTCGTGGACGAGAGCGGCAAGACGGCGGCCCAGCTGTGCAGCTACCTCGACGCAGGGATGCCGGTGGTGTTCTGGGCCACGCTGGACTTCCAGCCTGTGCCCGAGAAGCGGGACCACTGGCTGCTGGCCGACGGCACCGACTTTGCATGGAAGTGCAACGAGCACTGTCTGCTGCTGGTGGGCTATGACGAGGAAAATTACTGGTTCAACGACCCATGGCACGACCACGGCGTCTGCCCCCAGCCCAAGCAGCTGGTGGAGGACTGCCACGCGGCGCAGGGGATGTTTGCCGTCACCCTCCGCCCGAAAGGAGAAGCATGA
- the udk gene encoding uridine kinase, producing the protein MNNLIIGIAGGSGSGKTTLACRLKALFGEDEVRLISHDSYYKRHDELPFEERCKLNYDHPDAFDNALLIYHLQELKAGRAIDCPVYDYADHNRSNEVQHIEPAPVLIVEGILPFVEPELCAMFDYKIFVDTDADERILRRLVRDVKERGRSLDSVIHQYLTTVKPMHEAFVEPSKRNADIIVPNGGENTTAIEMLAHHIRSLIEKANML; encoded by the coding sequence ATGAACAATCTCATCATCGGCATCGCAGGCGGCTCCGGCAGCGGCAAGACCACTCTGGCCTGTCGGCTCAAGGCCCTTTTCGGGGAGGACGAAGTGCGCCTCATCTCCCACGACAGCTACTACAAGCGCCACGACGAGCTGCCCTTTGAGGAGCGCTGCAAGCTGAACTATGACCACCCGGACGCCTTCGACAACGCCCTGCTCATCTACCACTTACAGGAGCTGAAGGCCGGCCGCGCCATCGACTGCCCGGTGTACGACTACGCCGACCACAACCGCAGCAACGAGGTGCAGCACATCGAGCCGGCCCCCGTCCTCATCGTGGAGGGCATCCTGCCCTTCGTGGAGCCGGAGCTGTGCGCCATGTTCGACTATAAGATCTTCGTGGACACCGACGCCGACGAGCGCATCCTGCGCCGTCTGGTGCGGGACGTCAAGGAGCGCGGCCGCTCCCTCGACAGCGTCATCCATCAGTATCTCACCACCGTCAAGCCCATGCACGAGGCTTTCGTCGAGCCGAGCAAGCGGAACGCCGACATCATCGTCCCCAATGGCGGCGAGAACACCACCGCCATCGAGATGCTGGCCCACCACATCCGCAGCCTCATCGAGAAAGCAAATATGCTCTGA
- the atpC gene encoding ATP synthase F1 subunit epsilon, which translates to MTTFHLTVVTPDGCAFEGQAERVVCRAIDGDLAILAKHGDYCTALGMGEAHIVDADGQRRCAACMGGMLTVLDGEVRLVATTWEWAEQIDHARAEAAKKRAEELLARKDLDRREYEMAQARLKRALVRTSIKN; encoded by the coding sequence ATGACGACCTTTCATCTGACGGTGGTCACACCGGACGGCTGCGCCTTTGAGGGGCAGGCCGAGCGTGTGGTCTGCCGCGCCATCGACGGCGACCTCGCCATTCTGGCCAAGCACGGCGACTACTGCACCGCGCTGGGCATGGGTGAGGCGCACATCGTCGATGCCGACGGCCAGCGCCGCTGTGCCGCCTGCATGGGCGGGATGCTCACCGTGCTGGACGGGGAGGTGCGTCTGGTGGCCACCACATGGGAGTGGGCCGAGCAGATCGACCACGCCCGCGCCGAGGCGGCGAAAAAGCGTGCCGAAGAGCTTCTGGCCCGCAAGGATCTCGACCGCCGCGAGTACGAGATGGCACAGGCCCGCCTCAAGCGTGCGCTGGTGCGTACCTCCATCAAGAATTGA